A region from the Salifodinibacter halophilus genome encodes:
- the speB gene encoding agmatinase, with the protein MPRFNQPLGGNDMPRFGGPASMMRLPTQETAKGLDAAFVGIPMDIGTSNRPGTRLGPRQIRDESRMLRPYNMATRAAPFDSLQVADIGDTPINTFDLKKNIGIIESHYQELLSHGAVPLTLGGDHTLTWPILRAMASQYGPIGLIHIDAHADINEHMFGEEVAHGCTFRRAQEEGLLDSQRVVQIGLRGTGYAADDFDWCREQGFRVVTAEQCWHKSLDPLMAEVREQMGDGPVYISFDIDGLDPSVAPGTGTVEAAGLAMAQGLEIVRGAQGLNVVGGDLVEVAPPYDASGNTALMGATLLYEMLCVLPGVKRR; encoded by the coding sequence ATCCCGCGTTTCAACCAACCGCTAGGTGGCAACGACATGCCGCGCTTCGGCGGCCCCGCCAGCATGATGCGGCTTCCCACACAAGAAACTGCCAAGGGACTCGATGCCGCCTTCGTGGGCATTCCTATGGATATCGGCACTTCGAACCGCCCCGGCACGCGCCTGGGGCCGCGCCAGATTCGCGATGAATCGCGCATGCTGCGCCCTTACAACATGGCTACCCGGGCCGCACCGTTCGATAGCCTGCAAGTCGCCGACATTGGCGATACACCAATCAACACCTTCGACCTCAAGAAAAACATCGGCATCATTGAGAGCCACTACCAAGAACTGCTCTCTCACGGCGCCGTGCCTCTGACGCTCGGCGGCGACCATACCCTGACATGGCCGATCCTGCGTGCCATGGCCAGCCAATATGGCCCCATCGGCTTGATCCACATCGATGCCCACGCCGATATCAACGAGCACATGTTCGGCGAAGAAGTGGCGCACGGCTGTACATTCCGCCGCGCCCAGGAGGAAGGCTTGCTGGACAGCCAACGCGTGGTGCAAATCGGCCTTCGGGGTACCGGCTACGCCGCCGACGACTTCGATTGGTGTCGAGAGCAGGGCTTCCGTGTCGTGACCGCGGAACAGTGCTGGCATAAATCGCTGGACCCTTTGATGGCCGAGGTGCGCGAACAGATGGGCGACGGCCCGGTATATATCTCGTTCGACATCGATGGACTCGATCCCTCGGTAGCCCCCGGTACCGGCACCGTCGAGGCCGCGGGCCTAGCCATGGCGCAAGGGCTCGAGATCGTCCGCGGCGCCCAGGGCCTCAATGTGGTCGGCGGCGACCTGGTCGAAGTCGCGCCACCTTATGACGCCAGCGGCAACACCGCACTGATGGGCGCCACCTTGCTCTACGAAATGCTCTGCGTACTGCCCGGCGTCAAACGCCGCTGA
- a CDS encoding sigma 54-interacting transcriptional regulator: MSDNDIEVQTLKALVHTGHDHVFIVDANGRVLDVSPGSAAVYGMSRESLCATTVHELETRGVLSPSVSLEVIRTGQPAQVMQRTGTGRQVIAEAHPVYAAGTLVRVISRSMDMTDLRLLQDEYALLQRRFNEHLKLGGSPSSDDTLELESLEVHSQVMHEVAQLIKRVAATDATVLMLGESGVGKTAFARQLHRWSRRGEGAFVDVNCAAIPESLFESEMFGYQPGAFSGAARLGKAGLLEQAHKGTLFLDEIGELPLPMQSKLLKVIQDGYLMRLGDTRSRQVDFRLVVTTNQDLAQRVEEGRFRLDLYYRLNVIPVTLPPLRERREDIPALAERQLARLNERYGMDKVLHPRVWPELMGGDWQGNVRELENWLERAWLSAEGGVIGAPMEAYDVAPARTSTATSGRGPLATLEEGRSLSETLAAVEAEILGDLAARLPSTYAMAERLGISQPSVVRKLRRHGLRIVSRD, encoded by the coding sequence ATGTCCGACAACGATATTGAGGTTCAAACCCTCAAGGCTCTGGTGCATACCGGGCACGACCATGTGTTCATCGTCGACGCCAATGGCCGTGTTTTGGATGTCAGCCCCGGTAGTGCCGCGGTGTACGGCATGAGCCGCGAGTCGTTGTGCGCGACCACGGTGCACGAGCTAGAAACGCGCGGCGTATTGTCACCATCGGTATCGCTGGAAGTAATACGCACCGGCCAGCCGGCCCAGGTCATGCAACGTACTGGGACGGGGCGCCAAGTGATTGCCGAGGCGCATCCGGTTTATGCGGCGGGCACTTTGGTGCGTGTCATCAGCCGTTCCATGGACATGACCGACTTGCGTTTGCTGCAGGATGAATACGCGCTGCTTCAGCGGCGTTTCAACGAGCACCTAAAGCTTGGTGGTAGTCCGTCGTCGGACGATACGTTGGAGTTGGAGTCGCTCGAGGTGCATAGCCAAGTCATGCACGAGGTGGCGCAACTGATTAAGCGCGTGGCGGCGACCGACGCGACGGTGTTGATGCTCGGCGAGTCGGGCGTTGGAAAAACAGCCTTCGCGCGCCAGTTGCACCGTTGGAGCCGGCGTGGCGAGGGCGCGTTCGTGGACGTCAACTGCGCGGCGATTCCCGAGTCGTTGTTCGAATCCGAGATGTTCGGTTATCAGCCCGGCGCATTCAGTGGCGCTGCCCGGCTGGGCAAGGCTGGGCTGCTGGAGCAGGCCCACAAGGGAACGCTGTTTCTCGACGAAATCGGTGAACTTCCTCTGCCCATGCAGAGCAAGCTGTTGAAGGTGATCCAGGACGGTTATCTAATGCGGTTGGGCGACACGCGCTCGCGGCAGGTCGATTTCCGTTTAGTCGTCACGACTAACCAGGATTTGGCGCAACGCGTGGAAGAGGGACGTTTCCGACTTGATCTTTACTATCGACTCAATGTGATTCCCGTCACATTGCCGCCACTACGCGAGCGCCGCGAGGATATTCCCGCACTCGCAGAGCGCCAGCTGGCCCGGTTGAACGAGCGTTATGGCATGGATAAGGTTTTGCATCCCCGGGTTTGGCCAGAGCTGATGGGCGGCGATTGGCAGGGCAATGTTCGCGAGCTGGAAAACTGGCTCGAACGCGCGTGGCTATCCGCAGAAGGGGGTGTCATCGGAGCACCGATGGAGGCGTATGACGTAGCGCCGGCGCGAACCAGTACGGCAACAAGCGGGCGTGGCCCGCTAGCAACTTTGGAAGAAGGGCGCTCTCTGAGTGAAACGCTGGCGGCCGTCGAGGCCGAGATACTGGGTGACCTGGCCGCACGCCTGCCGAGCACTTATGCCATGGCCGAACGCTTGGGCATCAGTCAGCCGAGCGTCGTACGCAAGCTACGCCGTCATGGACTGCGGATTGTGTCGCGCGACTAG
- the infA gene encoding translation initiation factor IF-1: MAKEDHIEMEGTVVETLPNTTFRVRLENGHVVTAHISGKMRKHYIRILRGDTVTVQLTPYDLTKGRITYRGR; this comes from the coding sequence ATGGCCAAAGAAGACCACATCGAAATGGAAGGCACCGTCGTCGAGACGCTGCCCAACACAACTTTCCGCGTGCGGCTGGAGAACGGGCACGTCGTCACCGCACATATTTCCGGCAAGATGCGCAAGCACTACATCCGCATCCTGCGCGGCGACACGGTTACCGTGCAGCTTACGCCGTACGACCTCACCAAGGGCCGGATCACCTACCGCGGCCGCTGA
- a CDS encoding leucyl/phenylalanyl-tRNA--protein transferase: MSEQQLYWLDPATPDTPFPSPQAALEHPNGLLAAGGDLSVPRLRAAYAHGIFPWYEPGEPILWWSPDPRTVFQPDGIHVSKRLARTLNRNDYRITFDTAFEAVIDGCAQPRGDSAGTWISTDMRAAYLALHRAGDAHAIEVWRQGRLISGLYGVASGTVFFGESMFSRERDASKIALVWLGRQLAAWGFELLDGQIGSPHLYRMGAFDMPRRQFLATLEQPAPAHRAHDRWHFELETDARC, translated from the coding sequence ATGAGCGAACAACAACTCTATTGGCTGGATCCGGCCACCCCTGACACGCCCTTCCCGTCGCCACAGGCCGCACTCGAACACCCAAACGGCTTGCTGGCTGCCGGCGGCGACCTATCGGTGCCGCGACTGCGTGCCGCCTACGCGCACGGTATTTTCCCCTGGTACGAACCGGGCGAACCAATCCTGTGGTGGAGCCCCGACCCGCGTACTGTATTCCAACCAGACGGCATCCATGTCTCAAAACGGTTGGCGCGAACGCTGAACCGGAACGATTACCGCATAACATTCGACACCGCATTCGAGGCCGTGATCGACGGTTGTGCTCAGCCACGCGGGGATTCGGCCGGTACCTGGATCAGCACGGACATGCGCGCGGCCTACCTCGCGCTGCACCGGGCGGGCGACGCACATGCCATCGAAGTCTGGCGCCAAGGTCGGCTGATTAGCGGCCTCTACGGCGTCGCCAGTGGCACGGTTTTTTTCGGCGAATCGATGTTCTCGCGCGAGCGCGACGCCAGCAAGATCGCCCTCGTCTGGCTCGGCCGGCAACTAGCGGCCTGGGGTTTCGAGCTACTCGACGGCCAAATCGGCTCCCCCCATCTCTATCGCATGGGGGCCTTCGACATGCCACGGCGACAATTTCTGGCGACGCTCGAGCAGCCGGCACCCGCGCACCGGGCGCACGATCGCTGGCATTTTGAACTGGAAACCGACGCAAGATGTTGA
- a CDS encoding GNAT family N-acetyltransferase — MLSVTTVDRIDNIPPSEWNALLTTAQPFIRHEFLAALEASGSVGPGTGWQPRHLILRDTDGHAAAAAPIYEKQDSFGEFVFDFAWANAYRQCGLAYYPKLVAAVPYTPVTGPRLLARDADTRRQLAAALARLVDGRRYSSAHVLFTDADDRTALAAATDEAPDGLINAPAAAMRRGCQYRWYNRGYATFDTFLAQLSSKRRKQIRRERRELHAAGVRIEVRHPHEISAELWSTLYSFYDRTYAVRGQDPYLTPAFFDELAARMPDQTLFFIAFHGHDPVGMAFMMCDKHALYGRHWGCHTDYLHLHFETCYYAAIDYCIANNLAFFDAGVQGEHKIRRGFEPFTSWSAHAIANPTLRSAIVDFVERESALVADHEAEERARSSFPNAQSTQNTSPT, encoded by the coding sequence ATGCTGAGCGTGACTACTGTCGACCGGATCGACAACATCCCGCCCAGCGAGTGGAATGCACTGCTGACCACAGCTCAACCGTTTATCCGCCACGAGTTCCTCGCGGCACTCGAAGCCAGCGGCAGCGTCGGGCCCGGCACTGGGTGGCAACCACGTCACCTGATCTTGCGCGACACCGACGGCCACGCCGCCGCGGCAGCGCCGATCTACGAAAAACAGGATTCGTTCGGCGAATTCGTATTCGATTTCGCCTGGGCCAACGCCTATCGCCAGTGTGGCCTGGCCTACTATCCCAAGCTGGTCGCCGCCGTGCCCTATACGCCGGTCACCGGCCCACGACTACTGGCCCGCGATGCCGATACGCGTCGACAACTTGCGGCCGCCCTCGCCCGTCTGGTCGACGGTCGACGTTACAGCAGCGCCCATGTGCTTTTTACGGATGCCGACGATCGAACAGCGCTGGCAGCGGCCACCGACGAGGCACCTGATGGGCTGATAAACGCGCCAGCCGCAGCCATGCGGCGCGGCTGTCAGTATCGGTGGTATAACCGCGGCTATGCCACGTTCGACACCTTCCTCGCACAGTTGTCGTCAAAGCGCCGCAAACAAATCCGGCGCGAACGCCGTGAACTACACGCCGCCGGCGTGCGCATCGAAGTTCGCCACCCGCACGAGATAAGCGCCGAATTGTGGTCAACCCTATACAGCTTCTACGATCGCACCTATGCCGTACGCGGTCAGGACCCCTATTTAACCCCTGCGTTTTTCGATGAACTCGCCGCGCGCATGCCCGATCAAACGCTGTTTTTCATCGCTTTCCACGGACACGATCCAGTCGGCATGGCATTCATGATGTGTGACAAACACGCGCTCTACGGCCGCCACTGGGGCTGCCACACCGACTATCTTCATCTGCATTTCGAGACGTGCTATTACGCGGCCATCGACTACTGCATCGCCAATAACCTCGCGTTTTTCGACGCCGGCGTACAAGGCGAACACAAGATTCGCCGCGGTTTCGAACCATTCACGAGCTGGTCGGCGCATGCCATCGCCAACCCAACGCTACGGTCGGCCATCGTGGATTTCGTCGAACGCGAGAGTGCACTGGTCGCCGATCACGAAGCCGAAGAGCGTGCACGTTCCAGTTTTCCCAACGCCCAATCAACGCAAAATACCAGCCCCACATGA
- a CDS encoding cell division protein FtsK — MARAAERTASGKPSVGPRAQSSKNVVSQSRQRLAALAREAIFFLAAACSVFLLAALITYSPTDPGWARAGDGSGVANLAGAPGAWFADVLLRLFGYIGFVVPLVVFYGGWVIGVRGGFNETDIVTATVRPTALALAVLALCGLVWLCIGSGALWLPYSSGGLAGLAIAQPLVGIFKWVGASWLLATACVIALSIGFNISWLAATEAIGGVVTDVALRAARFIGPHARHVGGLLLERGRALRAAHADKKRAKRKDAEAKRGTQSAPVFDNAADTTPPYAKSEKLADEQGVVPVPESTPYIAPEPDIPPEPATPADTASSHAATSEKSASASGQAQRAETSAPSRPTPPPAVDDQLDLSIEDDSDVEMPRFEAGVDSPLPPTTLLDAPPPPAEGQDDETLQQYAHALEQHLADFRVKATVTAVQPGPVVTRFELQPAAGVKVSQVSNLAKDLARAMSVRSVRVVEVIPGRSVIGLEIPNPNRETVALRALLDSQTYIDAESALTLALGKDIAGNAVTADLSKMPHLLAAGTTGSGKSVAVNAMILSILHKAGPEQVRMILIDPKMLELSVYEKIPHLLAPVVTDMKDAANALRWCVGEMERRYKLMAALGVRNIAGFNAKVRKANAAGKPIEDPLLKQGQPDAEAAAGETVPTLEPMPSIVVVVDELADMMMVVGKKVEELIARLAQKARAAGLHMILATQRPSVDVITGLIKANIPTRIGFQVASKIDSRTILDQQGAESLLGHGDMLYLPPGSGFSDRVHGAFVDDHEVHRVVEYLKQTGDPDYVDEILDGNSVAGLDEDTEAGGEDAESDPLYDQAVDVVTRSRKASISYVQRRLRVGYNRSARLVEQMEASGVVGPSDGGTREVLASPPPDAD, encoded by the coding sequence ATGGCGCGAGCCGCTGAACGTACGGCGAGCGGGAAGCCGAGTGTCGGCCCGCGCGCCCAATCATCGAAAAATGTTGTTAGCCAGTCGCGCCAAAGATTAGCCGCGCTTGCGCGCGAAGCGATCTTCTTTTTAGCCGCCGCCTGCAGCGTGTTCTTACTGGCTGCGCTTATCACCTATAGCCCAACGGATCCCGGCTGGGCCCGGGCCGGCGACGGCTCAGGCGTAGCCAACCTGGCGGGTGCGCCTGGCGCGTGGTTCGCCGACGTGCTGCTGCGTTTATTCGGCTATATCGGCTTCGTGGTGCCACTGGTGGTGTTCTACGGTGGCTGGGTTATCGGTGTACGTGGCGGTTTCAACGAAACCGATATCGTGACTGCGACAGTACGGCCGACCGCGTTGGCTCTTGCGGTATTAGCGCTGTGCGGGCTGGTTTGGTTGTGCATCGGCTCGGGGGCGCTATGGTTGCCATATTCCAGCGGCGGCCTGGCCGGTCTTGCTATTGCTCAGCCGTTGGTCGGAATTTTCAAGTGGGTTGGCGCGAGCTGGCTGCTAGCAACAGCTTGCGTGATCGCGTTGTCGATTGGGTTCAATATTTCCTGGTTGGCGGCGACCGAAGCCATCGGCGGCGTGGTGACTGACGTTGCGCTGCGCGCAGCACGTTTTATCGGCCCGCACGCGCGGCACGTGGGCGGCCTTTTGCTCGAGCGCGGTCGCGCGCTCCGTGCCGCCCATGCCGATAAGAAACGGGCCAAACGTAAAGATGCCGAGGCCAAGCGGGGCACCCAGTCGGCGCCGGTGTTCGATAACGCGGCGGACACGACGCCGCCGTACGCCAAGTCTGAAAAGCTTGCGGACGAGCAGGGTGTGGTGCCTGTGCCCGAGTCGACGCCGTACATAGCGCCCGAGCCTGACATCCCCCCTGAGCCCGCCACGCCGGCGGATACTGCGTCGTCACATGCGGCCACATCGGAGAAAAGCGCGTCAGCATCCGGCCAAGCGCAGCGCGCCGAAACTAGCGCGCCATCGCGTCCGACACCGCCGCCGGCTGTTGATGACCAGCTTGACCTTTCGATTGAGGATGATTCGGACGTCGAAATGCCGCGTTTCGAGGCGGGTGTCGACAGCCCGCTACCGCCGACGACGTTGCTGGACGCACCGCCGCCGCCGGCTGAAGGTCAGGATGACGAGACGCTGCAGCAGTACGCACACGCTTTGGAGCAGCATCTGGCCGATTTTCGAGTCAAGGCCACGGTTACGGCCGTGCAACCGGGGCCGGTGGTTACGCGCTTCGAGCTGCAGCCAGCAGCAGGCGTGAAGGTCAGCCAGGTTTCGAACCTGGCCAAAGACCTGGCCCGAGCCATGTCAGTGCGTAGTGTGCGTGTGGTCGAAGTCATCCCCGGTCGCAGCGTTATTGGGCTGGAAATCCCGAATCCGAACCGCGAGACGGTTGCGCTGCGCGCGTTGCTGGATTCGCAAACCTATATCGACGCTGAATCAGCGCTCACCCTTGCGCTGGGTAAGGACATTGCCGGCAACGCGGTCACTGCGGATCTGTCGAAAATGCCGCATCTGCTGGCCGCCGGTACGACCGGTTCGGGTAAGTCGGTGGCGGTTAACGCCATGATTTTGTCGATTCTGCACAAAGCCGGTCCGGAGCAGGTCCGCATGATCCTGATCGATCCCAAAATGTTGGAGTTATCGGTCTACGAAAAGATTCCGCACCTGCTGGCTCCTGTGGTTACCGACATGAAAGACGCGGCCAATGCGCTGCGTTGGTGTGTGGGTGAGATGGAGCGTCGCTACAAGCTGATGGCTGCTTTGGGCGTGCGTAATATCGCGGGCTTCAACGCCAAGGTGCGCAAGGCCAATGCGGCTGGCAAGCCGATCGAGGATCCGCTCCTGAAACAGGGGCAACCCGACGCCGAGGCGGCGGCCGGTGAGACCGTGCCCACCCTCGAGCCGATGCCCTCGATCGTGGTGGTGGTCGATGAACTTGCCGACATGATGATGGTAGTCGGCAAGAAGGTCGAAGAGTTGATTGCCCGCTTGGCGCAGAAGGCGCGTGCGGCCGGGCTGCACATGATTTTGGCGACACAGCGTCCGTCGGTGGATGTGATTACAGGCTTGATCAAAGCCAATATTCCGACGCGCATCGGATTCCAGGTGGCATCCAAAATCGACTCGCGGACAATTCTCGATCAACAGGGCGCCGAATCCCTGTTAGGCCACGGCGATATGCTCTATTTGCCGCCCGGCTCTGGATTTTCCGATCGTGTCCATGGTGCGTTCGTGGACGATCACGAAGTCCACCGCGTCGTGGAGTATCTGAAACAGACCGGTGATCCCGATTATGTTGATGAGATACTCGACGGCAATAGCGTTGCTGGGCTAGACGAAGATACTGAAGCGGGTGGCGAGGATGCCGAGTCCGACCCACTTTATGATCAGGCGGTCGACGTGGTGACGCGCTCGCGCAAAGCCTCTATTTCCTACGTCCAGCGTCGGCTACGGGTGGGTTACAACCGCTCGGCTCGGCTGGTCGAACAAATGGAGGCCAGTGGTGTCGTCGGACCAAGTGACGGTGGAACGCGCGAGGTGCTCGCGTCGCCGCCACCGGACGCTGATTAG
- the lolA gene encoding outer membrane lipoprotein chaperone LolA, whose amino-acid sequence MTLFRVIHMRTLLVLSALAIGLPLNAVADGSGGGEAALANFYRQVQTLKAHFHQVQRDSNGSVMQTVDGTFYLARPKRFRWVYKKPYHQIILSNGKVFKFYDVGLKQVTIRSIGASLKATPARLLSGGTGLKKAFKIEDVPNKNGVEWLALTPRSNNAQFDKIELGLKNNRPEVLRLHDKLGQTTRIKFSDIELNPDIAKKHFKLDVPSDVAVVDAREKNSGVPTAGSGKQPSATP is encoded by the coding sequence ATGACGTTATTTCGAGTAATCCATATGCGCACACTGCTGGTGCTATCCGCACTCGCCATCGGCTTGCCGTTAAACGCGGTTGCCGACGGCAGCGGTGGTGGCGAAGCCGCGCTGGCGAACTTCTATCGGCAAGTTCAGACGCTCAAAGCGCATTTCCATCAGGTTCAGCGCGATAGTAACGGCTCGGTTATGCAGACCGTTGACGGCACGTTCTATCTCGCTCGGCCGAAACGATTCCGTTGGGTCTATAAAAAGCCGTATCACCAGATCATCCTAAGCAACGGCAAGGTGTTCAAGTTCTACGATGTCGGTCTGAAACAGGTCACGATCCGCTCGATCGGCGCCAGCCTGAAAGCCACCCCGGCACGCTTGCTTTCGGGCGGCACGGGCTTGAAAAAAGCGTTCAAAATCGAAGATGTGCCCAACAAGAATGGGGTCGAATGGCTTGCTCTGACACCACGCTCGAACAACGCGCAGTTCGACAAGATTGAACTCGGGCTGAAAAACAACCGGCCAGAAGTGCTGCGCTTGCATGACAAACTTGGCCAGACAACTCGCATCAAGTTTAGCGATATCGAGCTCAATCCAGACATAGCCAAGAAGCATTTCAAACTGGATGTGCCCAGTGATGTTGCCGTGGTGGACGCGCGTGAGAAAAACAGTGGCGTGCCAACCGCCGGCAGTGGCAAGCAACCATCTGCAACGCCATGA
- a CDS encoding response regulator transcription factor, whose protein sequence is MASQSASDTRTILIADDHPLFRTALGQAISDSLPDATLDTVGDFEQLSNRLTHADDVDLLLLDLNMPGAKGYAALVHARTAAPTLPIIVISAYEDPDVVSTALDHGASGFIPKSSASETLADAITAVLAGGEWVPADVRADRAARDSFSDKLATLTAQQQRVLEMLTEGMLNKQIAIDLAISEATVKAHITAILRKLAVSTRTQAVIAMQNQRWD, encoded by the coding sequence ATGGCTTCTCAATCTGCGTCCGATACGCGCACCATCCTGATCGCCGATGACCATCCGCTGTTTCGGACAGCGCTGGGGCAGGCGATAAGCGATTCGTTACCCGATGCAACACTCGACACCGTGGGTGATTTCGAGCAGTTATCGAATCGGCTTACGCATGCTGACGACGTCGACCTGCTATTACTAGACCTGAATATGCCGGGCGCGAAAGGTTACGCCGCATTGGTCCACGCCCGGACTGCCGCGCCCACGTTGCCGATAATCGTGATTTCGGCCTACGAAGACCCGGACGTGGTCAGTACGGCGCTGGATCATGGCGCATCGGGTTTCATCCCGAAGTCGTCCGCATCGGAAACGCTGGCCGATGCCATCACAGCGGTACTTGCCGGCGGCGAATGGGTGCCGGCCGATGTACGCGCCGATCGCGCTGCGCGCGATAGCTTCTCCGACAAGCTGGCCACATTGACCGCACAGCAGCAGCGCGTGTTGGAAATGCTGACTGAGGGCATGCTGAACAAGCAGATCGCGATCGATCTGGCGATCTCCGAGGCAACCGTCAAAGCGCATATCACGGCGATACTACGTAAGCTCGCTGTCTCGACGCGTACCCAGGCCGTGATAGCCATGCAGAATCAGCGCTGGGACTGA